CTTAGGGGGCCCTGAGGTGAAGCGAGGCAGCAATGGCCTGATGGGAAATGGCTATGGAGGTGAGAGGGAATGCAGGGCCCCTGCCCCCACTCATCCCATGCCACCATCGTTGCCCCTCCAGGCTGCACTGGGGGACACCCCCAGCCCTCGGGGGGGACATATAGCCAGCTCTCAGGCTACCTGTGTGTGTCTGCTGGGTGACTGGCCTCAgaggccaggggagggagaggactcatgTCCCCCAGGAGGTAAGGAGGGAGACAGGGCTCACCACGGCCCTGCTCTGCCTCTTCCCAGGCTGCTGCCCTCTTGGGAAATGCTGAGCTCCAGAGCAGATTTACTGCCCACTCTGAGCTCCTCTGTATCAGAGCCTGGTCTGCCTGGCGAGGCTGGCCAGACCCTCGGGCTTGGCCTCTGGCCTGGGGTCTCCTGTGGGCTGGAACTATCAATAAAGGCAATGTGCTTCCCTGTTTGCCTCTGTGGGCTGTGTGCAGGGGATCACTGTCTGGGTTGGGGGCCAGCTGGGGGCCccttattcattccttcaacaaacatCAACACAGCTGTGTGCCAGGGGCTGTGCTCCAGATGGGAGAGATGTGAGAACTCAGGCCTGCCCTTGGGGAGGGGGGCATCACGTGGTCACAATCTGGCGATGGAGCCATGTCCAAGTTAGGGGACTTGTGCgtcatttgtgttttaatttataattaacttATTAAAATGATCCAActaaaaatctcattttccttAAGCCATTATACTTGCTTccagacctcattttattgattgACCTTATAATGTGGATGTAAAACTCACTTCACATTCTTTGATTAGTACTCAATTAGATTATAAATTTGACAGATCAGCTTCTCCCTAAATATTTAGCATGCTTTACAAGCCTGATTAATTCAATTCCCTTAGACACTTCAAATAATTACACACATAATCTACTTGATCTCTTAACAGGGTGAGGGGGTGGCGTACGTGTGTACAAATCCAACCAGCAACTTCTTCCTAAGCACTTAAGGGGCTTTTGGAAATGAGCCCCTCTtggaaatgaataaattagacaTTTAATATCTCAGATTACTGAAcactttcaaacattttaaaaagccagttACTAATCCAATGTCAATAATCAGTGCTACTGGATTGCTTCGTTTTCTCATCCCGTGATTATAAGTTTAATCACCCAGAAATGTGGAAGCAAATTACTCTCCTAGGCTGGGTCCAGAATGGAGGTTGCACAATTGGGGATTGATCTGCTATTCTGAACTTTGACCAAGGGCTTGGCTAGTCCTGGAACCAGTctctttgagactctgttctgagCTGTGCCTTCCCAAGCCTACACCTTTTGCAATCTGGTGAAGTTTTGTCTTAACTGAAGAATTCCAGCTGAATAGAGTTGAGGGGATTTGGCACCCTATGAGGAACTCAGCTTGTCTTTCTGTGGCCTGATTTAGGATAACAAGTGTAGACCAAAATCTGACTGCAGTATGCACAAGGTTTTGGGTTGAACAACCTTGAGGAGTGTAAATGTATAAACATTATTGGAATTCCAGACTGATTTCTCTTAGCCTACCTCATTTAATTTGCTCTATTTGAGAATCATTATAGACTTTTGTTTTTTCACAGAAgtattgattctttaaaaatataatcttgggcttccctggtggcgcagtggttgagagtccgcctgccaatgcagaggacacgggttcaagccctgttctgaaagatcccacatgctgcgagcgGCTAGACTCATGTGCCACAGctgttgagcctgtgctctggagcccgtgagccacaactgctgagcccacatgctgcaactgccgaagcccgtgcgcctggagcccgtgttccacagcaagaggggccacagcggtaggaggcctgcgcaccacaacgaagcgtagcccctgctctccacagctggagagggcccgtggacagcaatgaagacccaacacagccaaaaataaattaaataaataaatttattaaaaataaataaatcctggatgtcatttttttttttgtcatttctttaaaaaaaaaaaaatcatcttgtgTTTCTCTGACCTGAGGTGTGGAATAACCCACATCGTCTCTTTACTGGAGAACAGGATTAAGAGGAGCGTTTGGGCACAGGGGCCACAGAGAAGACGGTCTCAGTGAGGGCAGTGGATGATATCCTTTCTAACCCACTGAGAAATGTTctaatattgttttttttttaattaatttattttatttttggccgcactgggtATTCATTGTTGCatccgggctttctctagttgcagcaaatgggggctactctttgttgtggtgctcggcgtctcattgcggtggcttctcttgttgcggagcaagggctctaggcgcgccagcttcagtaattgtgggtagttgtggcttgcgtgctctagagagcaggctcagtagttgtggtgcccgggcttagttgctccgcgacatgtgggatcttcctggaccagggctctaacccgtgtcccctatatgtaaaggcagattcttaatcactgtgccacaagggaaggcCTCtaatattgtttgttttttttttaaataaatttatttatttatttttggctgcaatgggtctttgttgctgtgcatgggctttctctagttgtggcaagcaggggctactctttgttccggtgcacaggcttctcattgtggtggcttctcttgttgtggagcacaggctctcggcgcacgggcttcagtagctgtggcacacgggctcagtagttgtggctcgcgggctctagagggcaggctcagtagctgtggcgcaggggcttatttgctccgtggcatgtagggatcttcccgcaccagggctcgaacccgtgtctcctgcattgccaggcggattcttaaccactgtgctaccagggaagccctctaatatgttttaataaatatttctatattccaATTTTAAATAGATTGaccatttctcattttttcctgattGTCACCCATCTGTGTTGTTTACAACCGTTCTTAACAACGTTAACACAAATGCTGCATGTCAAGCTTTGCTTTTGAATTGATATCGTTTCATCTTTTCTGTAAGATCATTCATTGGGAATTTGCGTAGATCTTGACCTACACCAGGAGCATCATTCCAGAATCCCTAAGGgcaaacccccccaaaaaaagagatCCATACACTCTCCACATTGGCTGTTgtagggagggagggcggggctgTAGAGGGGGTTGCGTGGCTAAATGGACCCTCAGGCCAGTTGGGGGCGCCCACTGCACACGCAGCGCCTGGCCTCAGGGATGGTGAGGGGTGGAGCCTGCGGCAACTCGGAATACTATGATTGGCTGGaactgagggaggggagggaagaagacGTTGACAGAGAGTGCTCCTGCCTCTGACTGGCTGCCAGTG
The sequence above is a segment of the Orcinus orca chromosome 16, mOrcOrc1.1, whole genome shotgun sequence genome. Coding sequences within it:
- the GREP1 gene encoding glycine rich extracellular protein 1 isoform X7, which gives rise to MKPQKPGLGGGLSPPKPGLGGGLKPQKPGYGNGNGLGAQPGYQPPNGYRPAAELGFGGGLKPQKVGEPPGPHLGHELCLPHSFGYRNGGLGSGVFPEAHAQPGFPGTDGFWNGYERAAVVRPNVAAPAPGGNGQAGAPRGSPWPSLQPWGANLRPRYGARGAYPEVRSQPGPYGQLRPELGPGPLGEWGSPRAWGKAGVGRRTAKSSGDWGALACLCALGGPEVKRGSNGLMGNGYGGERECRAPAPTHPMPPSLPLQAALGDTPSPRGGHIASSQATCVCLLGDWPQRPGEGEDSCPPGGKEGDRAHHGPALPLPRLLPSWEMLSSRADLLPTLSSSVSEPGLPGEAGQTLGLGLWPGVSCGLELSIKAMCFPVCLCGLCAGDHCLGWGPAGGPLFIPSTNINTAVCQGLCSRWERCENSGLPLGRGASRGHNLAMEPCPS